A stretch of Fluviicola sp. DNA encodes these proteins:
- a CDS encoding glycosyltransferase family 39 protein, whose amino-acid sequence MKSFLALPIFKDIRFWIILFFLVRMYGITNPPLEVAHNWRQTTGTMVTRNFYEGSANILYPRIDFAGEKTGITGMEFPLLNYLDYCVSEIFGYRHWYGRLINLIVSSLGIWYFFRLLKRYFSPETAFNASIILLASIWFAYSRKIMPDTFATSLVIIGFYYAACYFEEQKRRWLNLVLFACFTLLGVLAKLPAGFLLVLYAFFILNRYISIRLKIVFFTVSGMILAPIAWWYFSWVPYLVEKYQFWHFFMGKPISIGAKELVDNLGDGLKHFYDSALKFAGFGLFLAGLFFAFRKRDKLLLRILGLGFAAFLVIALKAGFTFTHHSYYIIPFVPLMALAAGYGVAGFRNKTVQIILLTLIVLEGTLNQLHDFRLKEHEAAFEKLEAYMDSFSKRSDLIAVNTGDNPTAIYFAHRKGWVASNDELLNASFREDIHQKGCKYIVILKRYLGGELYLPLTRVMDTEDWAVYKL is encoded by the coding sequence GTGAAATCATTCCTTGCACTTCCCATTTTTAAAGACATTCGCTTCTGGATCATCCTGTTTTTCCTGGTTCGCATGTATGGAATTACCAATCCTCCGCTTGAAGTTGCTCACAACTGGAGACAAACAACCGGAACCATGGTTACCCGGAATTTTTACGAAGGTTCTGCCAATATCCTTTATCCGCGTATTGATTTTGCAGGAGAAAAAACCGGCATCACCGGCATGGAATTCCCGCTCCTGAATTACCTCGATTACTGCGTTTCGGAAATATTCGGTTACCGGCATTGGTACGGACGCCTGATCAACCTCATCGTCAGCAGTTTGGGAATCTGGTACTTTTTCCGGTTGTTGAAACGCTATTTCAGCCCCGAAACCGCATTCAACGCTTCCATCATTCTTTTGGCTTCTATCTGGTTTGCATACAGCCGCAAAATCATGCCCGACACATTTGCCACTTCCCTGGTCATTATCGGGTTTTATTATGCAGCCTGCTATTTCGAAGAACAAAAGCGCCGGTGGCTGAATTTAGTGCTTTTTGCCTGCTTCACCCTTTTAGGTGTACTGGCGAAACTGCCCGCCGGATTTCTACTGGTGCTCTACGCCTTTTTCATCCTGAATAGATACATATCTATCCGTCTCAAAATCGTCTTTTTTACCGTGAGCGGAATGATTCTCGCCCCCATCGCCTGGTGGTATTTCAGCTGGGTTCCTTACCTGGTCGAAAAATATCAATTCTGGCATTTCTTCATGGGAAAACCTATCAGCATCGGGGCAAAAGAATTGGTCGACAACCTGGGCGACGGATTGAAACACTTCTACGATTCCGCCTTGAAATTCGCAGGCTTCGGGCTATTCCTGGCCGGATTGTTCTTTGCTTTCCGGAAACGGGACAAATTGCTCTTACGCATCCTCGGACTAGGTTTTGCGGCCTTCCTGGTAATTGCTCTGAAAGCCGGTTTCACCTTCACACATCACTCCTACTACATCATCCCATTTGTTCCGTTGATGGCCCTGGCTGCAGGTTATGGCGTTGCAGGCTTCCGGAATAAAACCGTTCAAATCATCTTACTTACACTAATCGTCCTGGAAGGAACACTGAACCAACTCCACGACTTCCGGTTGAAAGAACACGAAGCGGCATTCGAGAAACTGGAAGCATACATGGACAGCTTTTCCAAACGTTCCGACCTGATTGCAGTCAATACCGGCGATAACCCCACAGCTATTTATTTTGCGCACCGGAAAGGCTGGGTAGCCAGCAACGACGAATTGCTGAATGCCTCATTCCGGGAAGATATTCACCAAAAAGGATGCAAATACATCGTCATTCTGAAACGCTACCTCGGCGGTGAACTCTATTTGCCGCTTACCAGGGTAATGGATACCGAGGACTGGGCCGTTTACAAACTTTGA
- a CDS encoding transglutaminase domain-containing protein produces the protein MIAKHQLVSLLVFILAGTGVFAQISDQRKFSLDSIVSSLDLSTRKDLEAAHRYLNACAQNDEEKVWLFYGYLGACFKYDKKRMGDMKAPFYNPELTAKKSKGVCRDFARVFEYLCTKSNIPCFAISGKTKMSVFEYIGRKFHRVSTQTNHQWNIVRVNGNWMLMDPTWTEISSKTKISVPDPQTKTMKSLNIISVDRTYYNPSPEFMAKTHAPIHPAFSLYSDVPTFKSIRKSPKKQLTYRENYRCNEVLDSIWKQQNTLFSRAFVDESFRYSNVPTLYSLFRYELDIALVKPESNHGVTLQFYDERISRIQNLVKHIHTVFGVDYTEQSRETIETLQKRRKALEKLHAKPKKK, from the coding sequence ATGATCGCAAAGCACCAACTGGTTTCCTTACTCGTTTTCATCCTGGCAGGTACAGGCGTTTTCGCTCAGATTTCAGATCAGCGCAAATTTTCTCTCGACAGCATCGTTTCGTCTTTGGATCTTTCTACCCGGAAAGACCTGGAAGCTGCGCACCGTTACCTCAATGCCTGCGCGCAAAACGACGAAGAAAAAGTCTGGCTGTTTTACGGGTACCTGGGCGCTTGTTTCAAATACGACAAAAAACGCATGGGCGACATGAAAGCTCCGTTCTATAACCCGGAACTGACTGCTAAGAAATCAAAAGGAGTGTGTCGCGATTTTGCCCGTGTCTTCGAATACCTGTGCACCAAAAGCAACATTCCCTGTTTTGCCATCAGTGGAAAAACCAAAATGTCGGTTTTTGAATACATCGGCCGGAAATTTCACCGGGTAAGCACCCAAACCAATCACCAATGGAACATAGTGCGGGTAAACGGGAATTGGATGCTCATGGACCCCACCTGGACAGAGATCAGTTCCAAAACCAAAATCTCAGTTCCTGATCCCCAAACCAAAACAATGAAATCGCTGAATATTATTTCTGTGGACCGCACTTATTACAACCCGTCCCCGGAATTTATGGCGAAGACACATGCTCCCATTCATCCGGCTTTCAGTCTTTACTCTGATGTTCCAACCTTCAAATCCATCCGGAAATCACCGAAAAAACAACTCACTTACCGCGAAAATTACCGCTGCAACGAAGTCCTGGATTCCATCTGGAAACAACAAAACACCCTGTTTTCACGTGCGTTCGTGGATGAGAGCTTTCGCTATTCCAATGTTCCTACCCTGTATTCCCTGTTTCGCTACGAGTTGGACATCGCATTGGTGAAACCGGAAAGCAACCACGGAGTTACACTGCAGTTTTACGATGAACGGATCTCCCGTATCCAAAACCTGGTCAAGCACATTCATACCGTTTTTGGTGTCGATTATACCGAACAGAGCCGGGAAACCATCGAAACACTTCAAAAACGCAGGAAAGCACTTGAAAAATTGCACGCAAAACCCAAAAAGAAGTAA